A stretch of the Synechococcales cyanobacterium T60_A2020_003 genome encodes the following:
- a CDS encoding DUF475 domain-containing protein, protein MLDKLLDLSPNLGIDTLLLLVVLGALEAVLSADNAIALAAIAQGLDTEKQQQRALNIGLVVAFVLRMLLILTATWVIQFWQFEILGAAYLLWLVYQHFSSSDVDADHRHHGPKFASVWQTIPMIALADLAFSLDSVTTAIAISNEVWLVLAGGTIGIITLRFMAGLFIRWLDEFVYLEDAGFTTVALVGVRLIIRVIDPLLVPPEWVMIMMIGLLFAWGFSKRVVPDAGEQSISSSTLNALEALEALEAPREAQEASVD, encoded by the coding sequence ATGCTCGACAAACTCCTCGATCTTTCTCCAAACCTTGGTATTGACACTCTGCTGCTGTTAGTGGTGCTCGGCGCACTAGAGGCCGTCCTGTCAGCGGATAACGCGATCGCCCTGGCTGCGATCGCTCAAGGTCTAGATACGGAAAAGCAGCAGCAGCGTGCTTTAAATATTGGCCTTGTGGTTGCGTTTGTCCTTCGGATGCTTCTGATTCTAACCGCAACTTGGGTGATCCAATTTTGGCAATTTGAGATCCTGGGGGCTGCTTACTTGCTGTGGTTGGTGTATCAACATTTCAGCTCGTCGGATGTCGATGCAGACCATCGCCACCACGGGCCCAAGTTTGCGTCCGTCTGGCAGACGATTCCGATGATTGCGCTGGCTGACCTTGCCTTTTCGCTGGATAGTGTCACGACGGCGATCGCCATTTCGAATGAAGTTTGGCTAGTGCTAGCGGGTGGGACGATTGGCATTATCACCCTCCGATTTATGGCAGGGCTATTCATCCGCTGGCTCGATGAGTTCGTTTACCTAGAGGATGCAGGATTCACCACCGTCGCGTTGGTGGGGGTGCGGCTCATTATCCGGGTCATTGATCCGCTCCTCGTTCCCCCAGAATGGGTCATGATCATGATGATTGGCCTACTGTTCGCTTGGGGATTTTCGAAACGAGTGGTACCTGATGCTGGCGAGCAGTCTATTTCCTCATCGACTCTCAATGCCCTAGAAGCCCTAGAAGCCTTAGAAGCTCCCCGTGAGGCGCAGGAAGCTTCTGTCGATTAA
- a CDS encoding dienelactone hydrolase family protein: MGTEIQNVGYLATPATGTGSGVIILQEWWGLVPHIKSVADRFAKAGYVALAPDLYHGETTTSPDEAGRLFMALNIEQTAESLKSAIDFLLNHETVSSTQVGVVGFCMGGQLALLAGTVSNQIGAVVDFYGIHPNVSPNFANLTAPVLGIFGDQDTFVPPDAVLALEKAIRDAGGQIETHTYANADHAFFNDTRPEVYNPTAAADAWERTLAFLKGAIA; this comes from the coding sequence ATGGGAACCGAAATTCAAAACGTAGGCTATCTGGCAACTCCCGCAACGGGCACAGGGTCAGGGGTCATTATTCTGCAAGAGTGGTGGGGACTTGTTCCCCATATCAAGTCGGTTGCCGATCGCTTTGCCAAGGCAGGTTATGTTGCCCTAGCCCCGGACTTGTATCACGGAGAAACGACAACTTCTCCGGATGAAGCAGGTCGATTGTTTATGGCGCTGAATATCGAGCAAACCGCAGAATCCCTCAAATCTGCGATCGACTTCCTTCTCAATCACGAAACGGTGAGCAGTACCCAAGTTGGCGTGGTGGGCTTTTGTATGGGGGGACAACTAGCGCTCTTGGCAGGCACGGTCAGCAACCAAATCGGTGCAGTGGTTGATTTCTACGGTATTCATCCTAACGTTTCTCCCAATTTCGCTAATTTAACAGCGCCAGTGTTGGGCATTTTTGGCGACCAGGATACCTTTGTCCCCCCAGACGCCGTGCTGGCCTTGGAGAAAGCGATTCGCGATGCTGGGGGGCAGATTGAAACCCATACCTATGCCAACGCCGATCACGCTTTCTTCAACGACACTCGACCAGAGGTGTACAACCCTACGGCCGCCGCCGATGCCTGGGAACGGACGCTAGCTTTTTTGAAGGGGGCGATCGCTTAA
- a CDS encoding MoaD/ThiS family protein: MAVKVLIPTPLQKFTRDQATLECEGSNISELLDALDQNFPGIKARLCDDQGQLRRFINFYVNNEDIRFLDGQNTALQSGDEVSIVPALAGG, translated from the coding sequence ATGGCTGTAAAAGTTTTAATTCCTACCCCCCTGCAAAAGTTCACTCGTGACCAGGCAACGCTGGAATGCGAAGGTAGCAATATTTCTGAGCTACTCGATGCGCTGGATCAAAACTTTCCGGGCATCAAAGCTCGGTTGTGTGATGATCAGGGACAGCTTCGCCGATTCATCAATTTCTACGTGAACAATGAAGATATCCGATTTTTGGATGGACAAAATACCGCTCTCCAGTCAGGGGACGAGGTCAGCATTGTACCTGCGCTTGCGGGTGGCTGA
- a CDS encoding threonine synthase → MTQATIPTTSASTGTYFTGLKCKECGAEYEAQAIHVCELCFGPLEVVYDYNRLSQVVTRETIEAGPNSIWRYRNLLPVSTQDPIDVGTGMTPLLKANRLARRLGLKELYIKNDAVNMPTLSFKDRVVSVALTRARELGFTTVSCASTGNLANSTAAIAAHAGLECCVFIPSDLEAGKVLGTLIYSPTVMAVHGNYDQVNRLCSEVANTHGWGFVNINLRPYYSEGSKTLGYEVAEQLGWKLPDHVVAPLASGSLFTKIYKGFQEFTTLGLVEEKAVRFSGAQAEGCSPIAQAFREGRDFISPVKPSTIAKSIAIGNPADGVYAVDIARKTNGNIESVTDAEIVDGIKLLAETEGIFTETAGGTTIAVLKKLVEAGKTNPDETTVAYITGNGLKTQEAVQGYVGEPLTIEPKLDSFERALERAQTLERLEWQQVSV, encoded by the coding sequence ATGACCCAGGCAACCATTCCCACCACAAGCGCATCCACGGGTACCTACTTCACAGGGCTGAAGTGTAAAGAGTGCGGTGCAGAGTACGAAGCCCAAGCGATCCACGTCTGCGAACTCTGCTTTGGCCCCTTGGAAGTGGTTTATGACTACAACCGCTTGAGCCAAGTGGTCACTCGCGAAACGATTGAAGCGGGTCCTAACTCGATCTGGCGCTACCGCAATCTGCTTCCTGTTTCGACTCAAGATCCGATTGATGTGGGCACTGGCATGACGCCGCTCCTGAAGGCCAATCGCTTGGCGCGTCGCCTGGGACTGAAAGAGCTATACATCAAGAACGATGCGGTCAACATGCCCACCCTCAGCTTTAAGGATCGGGTGGTTTCGGTGGCGTTGACGCGGGCACGCGAACTCGGTTTTACCACGGTTTCCTGTGCAAGTACCGGAAACTTAGCCAATTCCACAGCGGCGATCGCGGCTCACGCAGGTCTGGAATGCTGCGTCTTCATCCCGTCTGACTTGGAAGCGGGTAAGGTTCTAGGCACCCTCATCTACAGTCCTACGGTGATGGCTGTTCATGGCAACTACGACCAGGTCAATCGCCTGTGTTCTGAAGTGGCGAACACCCACGGATGGGGATTTGTGAATATTAACCTCCGCCCTTACTACTCCGAAGGGTCTAAGACCTTGGGCTATGAAGTTGCCGAGCAGCTAGGCTGGAAACTTCCCGACCATGTGGTTGCACCGCTAGCATCCGGCTCACTATTCACCAAGATTTACAAAGGATTCCAAGAGTTCACCACTCTTGGCTTGGTTGAGGAAAAAGCCGTGCGCTTTAGCGGTGCCCAGGCGGAAGGGTGTTCTCCCATCGCCCAAGCCTTCCGCGAAGGTCGCGACTTCATCAGTCCGGTAAAACCCAGCACCATCGCAAAATCGATTGCGATTGGCAATCCCGCAGACGGTGTGTATGCGGTTGATATTGCTCGTAAGACCAATGGCAACATTGAATCCGTAACCGATGCAGAAATCGTAGACGGGATTAAGCTGCTGGCTGAAACCGAAGGCATCTTCACAGAGACCGCTGGCGGAACAACGATCGCAGTTCTGAAGAAGCTCGTCGAAGCAGGCAAAACTAATCCTGATGAAACGACCGTGGCCTACATTACCGGAAATGGTCTGAAGACTCAGGAAGCGGTTCAAGGCTACGTTGGCGAACCGCTCACGATTGAACCCAAGCTCGATAGCTTTGAGCGGGCGCTCGAGCGAGCTCAAACTCTAGAGCGTCTGGAATGGCAGCAAGTGTCTGTCTAA